One segment of Phragmites australis chromosome 13, lpPhrAust1.1, whole genome shotgun sequence DNA contains the following:
- the LOC133888053 gene encoding WD40 repeat-containing protein HOS15-like, with translation MGALTSAELNFIVFRYLQESGFVHAAFTLGYEAGIHKGGIDGNLVPPGALITIVQKGLQYIELEANTDENDEEVEKDFALLEPLEIITKDVEELQQIVKKRRRERFQSDRENDKGKEKDRIEEHERRPGGEREKDRHDKEKELEREKDRAERDREQEKEKEKEREKEKQHTDRIDKVKNEEDIVVGGGPTPMDISTTAHEISSTDVTVLEGHSSEVFACAWSPAGSLLASGSGDSTARIWTIPDGPCGSIMQSSPPGVHVLKHFKGRTNEKSKDVTTLDWNGEGSLLATGSYDGQARIWSRDGELKQTLFKHKGPIFSLKWNKKGDFLLSGSVDKTAIVWDTKTWECKQQFEFHSAPTLDVDWRNNNSFATCSTDNMIYVCKIGEPRPVKAFSGHQSEVNAIKWDPTGSLLASCSDDWTAKIWSMKQDKCVYDFKEHTKEIYTIRWSPTGSGTNNPNQQLLLASASFDSTIKLWEVEQGRLLYSLAGHRQPVYSVAFSPDGEYLASGSLDQCLHIWSVKEGRILKTYRGTGGIFEVCWNKEGSKIAACFSNNTVCVMDFRM, from the exons ATGGGGGCGTTAACCTCGGCGGAGCTCAACTTCATCGTCTTCCGCTACCTCCAGGAGTCCG GTTTTGTTCATGCTGCTTTTACTTTGGGGTATGAAGCAGGGATCCATAAGGGTGGGATTGATGGAAATTTAGTTCCACCTGGTGCTCTTATCACTATTGTTCAGAAAGGCCTCCAGTACATAGAACTGGAAGCAAATACAGATGAG AATGACGAAGAGGTTGAGAAGGATTTTGCCCTGCTTGAACCTctggaaatcatcacaaaagatGTTGAAGAGTTGCAACAGATTgtgaagaagagaagaagggagAGGTTTCAAAGTGACCGTGAGAATGACAAGGGAAAAGAGAAAGACCGTATTGAGGAGCATGAACGACGACCTGGAGGCGAACGAGAGAAGGATCGCCATGACAAAGAGAAAGAGCTAGAGAGGGAGAAAGACAGAGCTGAAAGAGACAGGGaacaagagaaagagaaagagaaagaaagagagaaagaaaagcaGCATACAGACCGCATCGATAAAGTTAAGAATGAGGAAGATATTGTTGTTGGTGGAG GCCCCACACCAATGGATATAAGTACAACTGCTCATGAGATTTCTAGCACCGACGTGACTGTTTTGGAAGGACACAGTTCGGAG GTTTTTGCTTGCGCATGGAGTCCAGCTGGTTCTCTTCTAGCCTCTGG GTCAGGAGACTCAACGGCTAGAATCTGGACGATTCCAGATGGTCCATGTGGTTCCATCATGCAATCATCTCCTCCAGGTGTTCATGTTTTGAAACATTTTAAGGGTCGGACTAATGAGAAGAGCAAAGATGTCACCACACTTGACTGGAAT GGTGAAGGTTCACTATTGGCTACAGGCTCCTACGATGGGCAGGCAAGAATATGGAGTAGGGACG GAGAGTTGAAGCAGACTTTGTTCAAACACAAGGGACCCATATTTTCCTTGAAATGGAATAAGAAAGGAGATTTTCTCCTAAGTGGGAGCGTTGATAAAACTGCGATTGTGTGGGATACAAAGACATGGGAGTGTAAGCAGCAATTTGAATTTCATTCAG CTCCAACACTCGATGTTGATTGGAGGAACAATAACTCTTTTGCGACGTGCTCAACCGACAACATGATCTATGTTTGCAAGATTGGGGAACCACGTCCAGTTAAAGCATTCAGTGGTCATCAG AGTGAAGTTAATGCTATCAAGTGGGATCCAACTGGTTCTTTGCTGGCTTCATGCTCTGATGATTGGACAGCAAAG atATGGAGTATGAAGCAGGACAAATGTGTATATGATTTTAAGGAGCATACCAAG GAAATATACACTATTAGATGGAGCCCAACAGGCTCAGGAACAAATAATCCGAATCAACAGTTGCTTTTGGCAAG CGCGTCTTTTGATTCTACTATCAAACTTTGGGAAGTAGAGCAAGGGCGCCTTTTGTACAGCTTGGCTGGCCATAG GCAACCAGTGTATTCTGTTGCATTTAGCCCTGATGGTGAATACTTAGCAAGTGGATCCCTGGATCAATGCCTACACATATGGTCAGTGAAAGAAGGCAGGATCCTGAAGACATACAGAGGGACTGGTGGCATTTTCGAAGTGTGCTGGAACAAAGAAGGCAGCAAGATCGCAGCCTGTTTCTCGAACAACACCGTCTGTGTCATGGATTTCAGGATGTAA